The genomic stretch GCGGGGTGCGGCGCGGGGACGGGGAGATCTTCGTGTCGGTGGAGCCCGCGACGCCGGCGCGGCTGCGCGGAGGGGACGCTGCAGCTGGGGATTCGCCGGGACAGAGGCAGCAGCTCAGTCCCGGGTTGCTCGATCTCCATGCGTTCGACACCGAGCTAATCCCCGATGTGAGGCCCGTCATctgcactcttttttttttattttttttcatcaTCAGTTGCTGCTTCTGTTTTGCTGACCTCGCTTGTTTGGGATAAATCTTATTGTTCGAGAATGCTGTCGGCGTGCTGGATCTGATGTTGCTGAAGTGAACGGGGAGGGTCATGGGATCGGGGAAAACGTCGCTTTAGTTTCGTTTCTGAATTGGCCATCGGCTTCGATAACACACATTCTTCTCGGTCTTCTAGGCGTGCTGATTTTTATGTACAGAAACTGGAATGCTAAACTTATATTTTGTTGGTGGAATCATGGTCGGTTGTTGAGAGGGGACACCACATTAGTACATATGTTGATTTATCAGTCTGTTTGAATTGTTAAACTTAATCTGGTCCTTTAGTTCAGAACATGCATCAACTTTTATTCATTGATGATTCTTCATTCTTTCTTTAATCCTAATCTTGTGCCCAGAACATATGGTGATGTAGAAAAAGAACATTATAATTTCCCCACTGACAGTTCTTAACAACTTAATCTAAAATTCGTATTTCATGTATATAGTTTCAAGTACCAGGGATGTATGATGGTGCCCAAAAGTTTGGCTATGGAGGAGGTTTAGATGAATCTGATATGAGATTCACAGCAAACAAGCTGATGAGCAAGTCTACTGTTTTTCCTGATGGTAACTATCTGAAGGCCTTCACTGAGAAAGAAAAGGCAGCACCTGTCGCAAAAATCAAAGTGGTGGTACGTTCTTTCGTTTTGTCACACACTTGCTGATAAATAGTTCTTGTTGCCTTAGGTGTTATGTCATAATCTGTCCATTTCTAATAGTTTTGATGTGACATATAAAATGCAGGTGCGCAAAAGACCACTTAACAAAAAGGAAGTGTCAAAGAAGGAAGAAGATATCATAGACATTGAACAAAACTCTCTGACTGTCCATGAGACTAAACTTAAGGTTTGCATTTTCTTCTACTGCCATTCCTTATGACAATCTTGAGAATCTTAATATCTGACACATTTATTCACAGGTTGACCTTACTGAATATGTCGAAAAGCATGAGTTTGTATTTGATGCTGTCTTAGATGAAGATGTTTCAAATGATGAGGTGCGTACATACTCAAAACTCTTTGCTATTAGTGGTAATATTGTACATCTATTCTCAGTCCTGTTTCTATCCAACCTACAGGTTTATCGTGAAACAGTGGAGCCTGTGGTTCCTGCAATTTTTAATCGAACAAAAGCAACTTGTTTTGCTTATGGACAAACTGGTACACGTCCAATCTTCTCTAGATCCTATATCCACAGAACACTTGATACCATTTGAACTAATATTCTCCACTCAGGTAGTGGAAAGACGTATACCATGCGTCCCCTTCCACTCAAGGCTTCCCAAGATATCTTGAGGTTAATGCACCATACGTATCGAAACCAAGGATTTCAGTTGTATGTTAGCTTCTTTGAGATATATGGTGGTAAATTGTTTGACCTTCTCAATGATAGGAGGTGAGTTACCACAAAATCTGTGATGTTAACAGATTGTGTATATCTATGTGCCTGCTATACCTCACATTTTGAATCTGAATTTCTTCATGCAGCAAACTTTGCATGAGAGAGGATGGCAAGCAAAAGGTTTGTATTGTTGGTTTGCAAGAGTATAGAGTCTCTGATGTTGAGACTATCAAGGAGTTGATTGAAAAAGGCAGTGCTACCAGAAGTACTGGCACAACCGGTGCAAATGAAGAGTCATCGAGGTCTCATgccattcttcagcttgctATTAAATGCCGTGTGGATGGCAATGACTCCAAACCACCCAGACCAGTCGGCAAGTTGTCATTTATTGACCTTGCTGGCAGTGAGCGTGGTGCTGATACAACTGACAATGATAAACAAACAAGGTCACCTTTCACAATTTCCACCCCCTTTATTCTAGTTTGCAGTACCTTTTGAATGTATTGGCATTTTGTTTATCGAACTGTCCTTTCTGAAACGCAATGCAGAATCGAGGGTGCTGAGATCAATAAAAGTTTGCTTGCCTTAAAGGAGTGCATTAGAGCACTCGACAATGATCAGACTCACATTCCTTTCCGAGGTAGCAAATTAACTGAAGTCTTGCGGGACTCGTTCATTGGAGACTCACGCACTGTCATGATATCATGCATTTCTCCTAGTTCTGGCTCTTGCGAGCATACTCTGAACACATTGAGATATGCTGATAGGTGATTACTTACCTCCATTGTTTCTGTTGCTATAACTGCTCATATTATCATAATATGCACAACACATTCTCATTTTTCAGAGTGAAGAGTTTGTCAAAGGGAAGCAATGCCAAGAAAGATGTATCTTTGGCAGTGCCTATGAGAGAGTCGAGTCCTTCCCCACTGACTTCAGTTGTACCTTCATTCTCTGCATCTGAGGTGATGAATGA from Sorghum bicolor cultivar BTx623 chromosome 3, Sorghum_bicolor_NCBIv3, whole genome shotgun sequence encodes the following:
- the LOC8054912 gene encoding kinesin-like protein KIN-13B; the protein is MNGGGGGRRRYSSEQLLFDVPTNAGAAARWAQQRGGVRRGDGEIFVSVEPATPARLRGGDAAAGDSPGQRQQLSPGLLDLHAFDTELIPDFQVPGMYDGAQKFGYGGGLDESDMRFTANKLMSKSTVFPDGNYLKAFTEKEKAAPVAKIKVVVRKRPLNKKEVSKKEEDIIDIEQNSLTVHETKLKVDLTEYVEKHEFVFDAVLDEDVSNDEVYRETVEPVVPAIFNRTKATCFAYGQTGSGKTYTMRPLPLKASQDILRLMHHTYRNQGFQLYVSFFEIYGGKLFDLLNDRSKLCMREDGKQKVCIVGLQEYRVSDVETIKELIEKGSATRSTGTTGANEESSRSHAILQLAIKCRVDGNDSKPPRPVGKLSFIDLAGSERGADTTDNDKQTRIEGAEINKSLLALKECIRALDNDQTHIPFRGSKLTEVLRDSFIGDSRTVMISCISPSSGSCEHTLNTLRYADRVKSLSKGSNAKKDVSLAVPMRESSPSPLTSVVPSFSASEVMNDITERSNFGWPKQQYVKEQPAPTFAERMPKVKDSVEFTSSYGAYSKQQRSKGFVAPNMAEVPDIMYQQGRQPTRKARDTTFGKDMRNSVTYPTRRVEPDEDEHLNNLLQEEEDLVSAHRKQVEETLDILKEEMNILGEADQPGFQLDDYLGRLSSILSQKAAGIVDLQARLEQFQRLLNENNVLLYDQSP